The proteins below come from a single Gracilimonas sp. genomic window:
- a CDS encoding DNA-directed RNA polymerase subunit alpha, whose protein sequence is MSNYSIQMPEPLDVVEDNDNFGTFVLQPLERGFGVTIGNSFRRVLLSSLPGIAITAVKINGVDHEYSSIKGVKEDVYEIILNFKEVRFKQVEQSSGVIHISKSGQGELTAKDIDDATAEYDVLNPDLVIANLADDAELEIELKVGRGRGYVPAEEMSVEDEDVNLIPIDAIFTPIKSVKYNVENVRVGQRTDYEKLVMDIETDGSVNAKEALTIAGKILKEHIEKFITEEIEEPFTQEEEEVDAEKQRVANLLRTSIEDLNLSVRAYNCLKSANINTIGELVSRDEQDLLKFRNFGKKSLSELVEVIEEKNLEFGMDVSKYLD, encoded by the coding sequence ATGAGCAACTATAGCATTCAAATGCCTGAACCTCTCGACGTTGTTGAAGACAATGACAATTTTGGTACATTTGTTCTTCAGCCACTTGAAAGAGGATTCGGAGTAACGATTGGAAACTCATTCCGACGAGTTCTGCTCTCATCACTTCCGGGAATAGCGATTACTGCCGTTAAGATTAACGGTGTTGATCATGAATATTCCAGCATCAAGGGAGTTAAAGAAGATGTATATGAGATCATACTTAACTTCAAAGAAGTTCGCTTCAAGCAAGTTGAGCAAAGCTCCGGTGTTATTCATATTTCCAAAAGTGGTCAGGGCGAATTAACAGCCAAAGACATTGATGATGCAACTGCTGAATATGATGTGCTGAATCCTGACTTGGTTATTGCAAATCTTGCAGACGATGCTGAGTTGGAAATTGAACTGAAAGTAGGTCGTGGCCGTGGATACGTTCCGGCTGAAGAAATGTCGGTAGAAGATGAGGATGTAAATCTCATTCCTATCGATGCAATCTTCACACCTATTAAGTCAGTTAAATACAACGTTGAAAACGTTCGTGTAGGCCAGCGTACCGACTATGAGAAGTTGGTAATGGATATCGAAACGGACGGATCAGTTAATGCTAAAGAAGCACTTACCATCGCAGGTAAGATTCTTAAAGAGCATATTGAGAAATTTATCACAGAAGAAATTGAAGAGCCATTCACTCAGGAAGAGGAAGAGGTTGATGCTGAGAAGCAACGCGTGGCTAATTTGTTGAGAACAAGTATTGAAGATCTCAACCTAAGTGTGCGTGCATACAACTGTCTCAAATCTGCGAATATCAATACTATTGGAGAATTGGTATCACGAGATGAGCAGGATCTTCTTAAATTCAGAAACTTCGGTAAAAAATCACTCAGTGAATTAGTAGAAGTGATTGAAGAGAAGAATCTTGAATTTGGAATGGACGTATCTAAATATTTAGACTAA